The following DNA comes from Microcella sp..
GAGAGTAGGCGCACGATCTGGTCAACGGTCACGGCGTGCGCAGAAGTGCCCCTGGAGGGACTCGAACCCCCAACCCTTTCCTTAGGACGGAACTGCTCTTCCATTGAGCTACAGAGGCGGTGCATCCAGTGTATTCGGCGCTCCGTCCCTAGCCGCCGAGTCGCGCCAGTAGTTTGCGGGCGCGACCCGCCACCGACTTGTGCCGACTATCCGTGAGGGTCAGCAGCTCGGGCACGAGCCAGGCCGCGAGCTCAGGCCGCTGGCGGGCGAAGTGGGCGAGTGATTCGGCGGTGGTGTTCTGCACGATCCAGTCGTCGTAGTGCAGGTTCGCCTGCATGAGGACGATGGCCTGTTCGCGCTGTCGAAGGGTCATGTGCGCATCGAGCAGCACGAAGAGCGTCGAGAGCGTCCACTTGGTCGAAGCCTGATTGATCTCGGCGACCCAGCCGAGCAGGTCGTCGAGGTGCGCGGCCACCCACTCGGGCCGCTGCTGCGCCACGCGCTTGACGGCGCTCGAGACGCGCAGCCGCACGACGGCGTCGTCGCTGCGGTAGCAGGCCACAAGCTCGGGCAGCAGTGAGTGATCGGCGAGCACCTCGTCGACGACGCTGACCGTGTTGCCGAGCGAATTGGGGTGCCCTCCGGTCAAGGGGGCTTCGAAGCGGCTCACCGACATGAGGTCACCGTAGCGAGCGCGAGGCCCTCGCGGCGACCTAGAGTCGGGGCATGGTCAACGTCGACTCCCCCGCCTTCCACCCCGACCTCACGCGCGCACGGTTCATGCCCGGCACCTCGGCCACACGGGGCAACCGCCGGTTGCTGCGAGCCTTCACACGCATCGGCCGCGGGCGCCCGCCCAAGGGGGGCGAGCTGATCGACCTGAGCGACGGCGCCACCGTGCGAGTGCAGCGCCCCACGTCTGCCGATGCGACGGATGCTGGCGAACGCCGCCCGGCCGTGCTCCACCTGCACGGCGGGGGCCTCATCATCGGCTCGGCCACGCAGGGCGACCCACTGTGCCGACGTCTCGCCGATGAGCTCGGAGCCGTGGCCGCGAGCGTCGACTACCGCATGCCGCCCGAGCACCCCTACCCGACTCCGCTCGACGATGCCTACGCCGCACTGCAGTGGTTGGCCGCGCAGCCCGACGTCGACCCGAACCGCATCGCCGTGATCGGCGAGAGCGCCGGAGGCGGGCTCGCCGCATCCGTGGCCCTGCTCGCCCTCGACCGTGGCGAGATCGCGCTGGCCGGGCAGGTGCTGGCGTACCCGATGCTGGATGACCGCACCGACGAATCCGCGGCCGCCCACCCCGGCATGCTCCGACTCTGGAACGGACGCAGCAACCGTCTCGGCTGGGGCATGTACCTTGGCGCGGGCACGAACGGCCCCGAGGCTACGCCCCTCGACTCTGCCTCTCTCGATCGCGCGGTGCCCGCGCGCCGCGCCGACCTGAGCGGCCTGCCTCCCGCGTGGATCGGTGTCGGCACGCTCGATCTCTTCCACGACGAAGACCTCGAATATGCGCGGCGTCTCACCGAAGCGGGCGTGCCGTGCGAGCTGCACGTGATCCCCGGCGCGTACCACGGCTTCGACGCCTCCGAGCCGAAGGCTGCCGTCTCGCGCGACTTCGTCAGTCGGCAGATCGAGGCGCTGCGGCAGATGCTCGGCGAAACCTCCGAGTAAGCGCTACCGAGTTCAGCTGCGCCCGGTGTCGAATACCAAGCAAACGGGCGTCGGGATCGTGGCGCTCTCACGAAAGGTGAGTAGCCCCTGAGCATCGCGTGAAAAAGTGACGACCGAATCTGAGTCTTGGTTGGCCGCCAGTAGCAGCGTCTCGTCGGGCGACAGTGCAATGTCGCGCGGTGTCGTGCCCCGGCTTGAACAGCACTGCTCGAGTGCGAGAGTTGCTGATCCGGCATCCCAGGCGAAGACGGCGATGCTGTCGTGACCTCGATTAGCGGCGTAGACGACGTCGCCTGTCCTGGTGATGACGAGAGCGCTCGCGAACGATGGCCCGGTGGCGTCCTCCGGAAGCGTGGAGACGGTCGACACCACCTCGAACCCTGTGCCCCGACGGGTGAGCACGGTGACGGTGTTCTCGAGTTCACTGATGACGAGAAGGTGCTGGCCATCGGGGTGAGCAAGGGTGTGCCGCGGGCCCGACCCCGGTGGCAGATCAGTGCGCCCCTGCCGTGTCAGTTGTCCGGCATCGTCGATCGAGTATCTGACGATCGCATCGAGCCCGAGATCGGTCACCAGAAGCTCGCCTGTGACGACATCGAAGCAGACATGGTGAGGGTGTGGGCTCACCTGACGAATCGGGTGCACGCTCGAGCCCGTGTGCTGCACGACGTCGGTCGCGGGGCCCAGTCGTCCGTCGGCCTGCACCGCGAACACCGACACGACGCCGTCCGCGTAATTGGCAACAGCCAGGAAGGTCCCCGCCGGGTCTAGAGCGAGATGGGCTGGCGCGGTGCCGCCCGAAGGCTCGACCTGCGCGAGCTCCAGTGAGTCACCCTCGCGAGAGAACATGGCGACTTCACCGCGGTCTGAGCCTCCAGCTTCGACCACGGCATAGACACGCGAGGTCGTGGGCGACAGTGCCAGCCATGACGGACTGCGCGCGGCAACGGTGCGCCACGAATCGAGCGAGGCGGCGTGCTCGTCGTAGTCGGCGACAAGGACTCCCTCCGCGTGGCCCTCCACGTGATCGTGAACCTCCGTGTACGTCCCGATGAGCAGCCGCATGCTCACAAAGTAATCTCTCGCTCGATCTCGTCCACGATCTCCTCAGGGGTCTGGGATGCGTCGAGCTGTGCGCCTCGCTCTTGCTCAGTGAGCGCTTCGAGCGTAGCGAGTTGGCTTTCCAGCAGCGACGCGGGCATGTAATGGTCAGGTCGAGCACTCAGCCTGTCGGCAATGAGGCTGGCGGGCGCTGCCAGGTGGGCGAAGAACACGTCGCTACGACCGCGACGAATCGCATCGCGGTACGCCACTCGTAACGCAGAGCATGCGACTACGATTCCGCCCGTGCCGCGAGCCGATTCCACCGCATCGGCAACGCGGTCTAGCCACGGCCACCGGTCGTCATCGCTCAGCGGTTCTCCGTGCGCCATCTTCTGCACACTGTCAACGGAATGCAGAGAGTCGGCGTCAAGGTACGGAACAGCAAGGCGCTCCGCGAGGAGCGCGGCGACTGTCGACTTGCCGCTGCCCGCCACCCCCATCACGATCACGATGCTCACCAGTCGTGCACCGTGCCGTCGGCAAGCCGGTTGTAGGGCAGGTAAGCCTGCTCATAGGGGTATTTGCCCGCCTCATCGAGGTTGAGCTCGACGCCTAGACCGGCAGCTTCGCCTGGATGGAGCATCCCGTCAACGAATGTGAACGACTGCTGAAAAGTGGCGTCCGTCCTGGCACCGTGCTTCATGTACTCCTGAATCCCGAAGTTGTGAATCGCCATACCCAGGTGCATGGCCGCGGCCATTCCGACCGGTGAAATGTCGGTCGGCCCGTGCATGCCCGACTTGATCTGATACTGGGCGGCATAGTCGAGAGTCTTCTTGAGGTGGGTGATGCCGCCCATGTGGGTCACGGCGCCACGCACATAATCGATGAGTTGCTCTCGAATGATTTGTTGGAAGTCCCAGACGGTGTTGAAGATCTCCCCGATGGCGAGCGGAGTAGTGGTGTGCTGCCTCACCAGTCGCAAGGCTTCGGGGTTCTCTGCCGGGGTGACGTCTTCGAGCCAGAACAGATCGTACGGCTCGAGTGATTTTCCGAGTCGCGCCGCTTGAATCGGCGTCATGCGGTGGTGGCCGTCGTGCAGCAGCGGCAACTGCGGGCCGAACTCACTTCTCACCGCCTCGAAAACGGTGGGTATGTGACGCAGATACGAGCGAGTGTCCCAGTCTTCTTCGGCCGGGAGCGCGCCACGCTGAGCCGGCTCATGGTCATAACGCACGCCCGTGTTGGCGGTGAAGGTGACATTGGAGGCAATGCCGTAGATCGACTTCAAGCCTGGCACCGCCGCTTGGATCCGAATCGCCTTGTAGCCCAGCTCTTGATGCTCTCTCACGCTGTCGAAAAGTTCATCGTTGTCGCGCCCCGACGCGTGCCCGTAGGTCAGCAGCCCTGTGCGAGAGGCACCGCCGAGCAACTGATAGACGGGCATTCCTGCGGCCTTGCCCTTGATGTCCCACAACGCCATGTCGACTGCGGCAATCGACGCCATCGTGATCGGGCCTCGGCGCCAATACGCCGAACGGTAGAGAAACTGCCAGGTGTCTTCGATGCGACTCGCGTCTCTGCCGATGAGCAGTTGCACGACGTGGTCGCGCAAGTAGCTGACCACCGCCAACTCTCGGCCATTGACCGTCGCATCGCCGAGACCGACGAGCCCGTCGTCTGTCTCGAGGCGAAGGGTGACGAAGTTGCGATCAGGGCTCGTGACGATGACGTCGGCCTTCTGGATGATCATGGTGACTCCTTCAGTAGGGATGAGAGTTCGAGGGTGACGGCCGTGATGAGAGCGGAATCGTCTGCAAGGTCTGAATCGAGGATTCTGACGAGGGCGCGCACATCGCCCGCGGCCGCAGTGATGGCCACGCCCTCGGAGTCGGCTCCGTATCGACCGGAGCGAATGGTCGCGATCCACGCGGCGATGACCGTCACCGAACCGGGAGCATCTCGTCCGGCACTCCGTTCAGCACGCGCCGTCGGTACGACCCGCAGCCTCAACTTGGTCGCACCATCGGTCGCGATCTGCGCGAGCTCGTGGCGAATGCGGGCGTTCTCAAATCTGCGCAGGAGCGCTGCGCAGTACTCGTCTACACCCAGAGACTCGTCGCTGAGCGTTCTCCGTGCCTCCCACCAGAACTGCAGGACGCTCGTGCGGCAGATCGGATCTGAGATCGCATTGGAGACCACGTCGAAGCCTCGCATCGTTCCGAGATACGCCAGCAAAGAGTGCGCCCCGTTCAGAAGCCACAGTTTGCGGTGCTCGAAGGGCGTGATGTGGCTCACAAAACTCGCTCCCGCTGCCTCCCAGTCGGGTCTGCCGGCCGGAAAAGTGCCACTCAGAATCCAGTCGGTGAACGGCTCGGTGATGACAGGTGCCTCGTCAGTCCAGACTCCCAGGCGTTCGGCGATGTCACGGTCAGCGGGCGCAAGGCGCGGGGTGATGCGATCGACGCTGGTCGAGACGAACGACACGTTCTGGTCGATCCACGTTGCCAGGCCAGAGTCTCTGCGCTCGGCGAGGGCGAGCATCCCTGCTCGCACGAACGCGCCATTGGCAGGAAGGTTGTCGCACGGCACGATGGCGATGGGCGCGCCCTGGCGCCGTCGCGCTTCGAGGGCGAGCACGAGGCGACCGAGAGGCGACCGAGGCGGCTCTCCGGCAAGATCGGCCGCCATCACCGGATCGCCCTCGTCGGGCTGGCCGTCGGCCAGTAGACGATAACCCGCTTCCGTCACCGTGAGCGTGACCAGTGCGGTGCTCTCGGCCTCGATGAGTTGCACCAGTCGGTCTACCCGCGCGCCGTCGACGGCTTCCGCGATGCTCGACACGACGGTGGACGTGTCTGAATCACGACCGCGCTCAACGAGCGTGTAGAGGCCGTCTTGTCGCGTGAGCACCTCGGCCGCCTCCGAGCTGCGCCCCGTGAACGCTGCGATACCCCAGTCGTCGCTCACGGCGCCGGTGTACCACGCCTGGTGGGCACGATGAAACGCGCCGAGGCCGAGGTGCACTATCCGAACGGGCGCGACGGGCTTTCCCGCGACTGCCCGACTGAGCCCCGTCATAGTTTGAATGCCTGTCTCGGGATGCTCCCGACAAGATCTGTCGCCACCCGAGTTGCTTCGGCGAGACTGATGCGCCCCTCCACCACGAGTCGAGCAAGATACGCCGAGTCGATGCGGCGAGACATGGCGTGACGCGCGGCAACCGACAGGAAGGCCCTCGTGTCATCGATGAATCCCGAGCCTCGATAGAACCCCGCTGTCTCTGTGGTGGCCGCCCTGAATCGCGCGATGGAATCTGGGGCATCCAAGAACCACCACGGTGCTCCGATATACACCGAGGGATAGAAGCCAGCCAGGGGTGCGAGTTCGCGTGACCATACAGACTCATCTACCGCGAACAGCACGAGGTGAAAGCCTTCGGCGGTGCCGAAGCGCTCCATGAGCGGTCTCACGTTGTCGGTGAACGAGGTGTCTACGGGAATGTCGTGCCCCGTGTCCGGGCCGAATCGAGCAGTCGTCTCAGTGTGATGATTGCGGCGAACCCCCGCGTGCACGGTCATCACTAGACCGTCGTCGACCGACATCCGCGCAGATTCGAAGAGCATGTGCGCCCGAAAAGTCTCAGCCTCGCCGCCGTCAAGGCGGCCGCTCCGGGCTCGTTCGAACAGGGCGGTCGCTGCGCCTCGATCGAGTTCGAGTGCCGCTGGCTGAACAACGCCAAAGTCGGCGGAAACGGCACCATGCTCGATGAAGTACTCCCTGCGCTCCCGCAGTTTCGCGAGGTAGCCGTCGTAGTCGCGCGCACCGAGCTGGTCGACACGATCACTCCAACCCGACAGTGCCGGGTCGAGATACGCGTCAGGGCGAAAGGTAGGTATGACTCGGCCAGGGAAGGTCGGGTCGGCTCGAAGCGCGTCGTGAACGGCAAGGTCATCGAGCGGGTCGTCAGTCGTAGCCAAGACGTCAATGGCGAACGATTCGAAAAGGGCGCGCGGTCTGAGGCGGGGCGAGGCGAGCACGTCGACGAGTTCGTCGTACGTGTCGGCAGTGGGGGCACCGCGCTGCCCGAGCACCGTACCGAGCGTCTCCCTCAACCAGAAACCGGATGCCGTGCCGTGGAACAGATGCCAGTGCTCGCAGAAGAGACGCCACACCGTGCGGGGGTCAACGTCGCCGAGAAGCTCGGTCAGTGGCACGCCCGCGGCGTGTAGCAGTCGCGTCACGTAGTGATCTGACGACACCAAGAGGGTCGCCGGGTCGGTGTAGGCGAGATCGTCAAGCAGCAGGCGAGGGTCGACATGGCCGTGCGGCGAGACGATCGGCTTCTCCGCGACCAACTCGTGCAACTCTCGCGCAACGGCGCGCGTTCGCTCTTCGGCCGGGAAGAGCCGGTCGGGGTGCAGCCTCTCGTCAATCGTCACTCGAGCGTGCCCACCTGTCGGCGCACGGCATCCATCGTCTGCATGACCTCGACACTGAAGTCGAGAGGGTGCAGCGGTGACTCCGTGAGCCCATCGGCGATGTGCTGCGCCACCGCAGCGGCCTCCCACGCCATGCCATCGCGAAACTCGAGACCGGTGTCGTTCACGAAAGACAGGCGCTTGTCGCCTTTGCCCGGTGCGATGAGTTCGAAGCCGGCTGGCACGACGAACCACGGATTCACTTCGATGCGTGCTTTCGTGCCGCTCACACTGGCCCGCTCTGGGCTGAAGTGCAGCAGACTCGTGGTGAGCACGGATTGCGCCCCGCTCTCGAATTGCAGCACTACGACAGTCTGGGCATCCACACCCGTGGAGGTGAGGCTGCCGAACGTCGTCACCCGATCGGGTGCTCCCAAGAAGAGTTGACTGAACCACAGCGGGTAGATGCCGAGGTCGAGAAGCGACCCACCTGCCAAGTCAGGGTTGTAGTTGCGCCCGTGGGGATCAGTCGGGGCAATGGTCGCGAAGTCGGCGCTGATGAGTCGAATGTCCCCCAGCACTCCGTCGGCCACGAGCTGCAGCATGACGTCGGTCTGCGGCAGATACCGCGACCACATCCCCTCCATGACAAACACACGCTGAGCACGAGCTGCTTCGTGGATCTCTTGAGCGTCGTGCGCCGTTACTCCGATCGGCTTCTCGATCAGAACATGCTTGCCCGCAGCGATCGCCAGAAGCGCCAGTCTCTTGTGCTCGCTGTGCGGCGACGCCACATACACGATGTCAACGTCAGCATCATTGACGAGGTGCGCATGCTCGCCGTAGGCACGCGCGATTCCGTGCTGAGCGGCGAATGCTTGAGCACGCTCCAGGGAACGCGAGGCCACTGCCTCGACGCGCTGGTCGGTGTGCGAGTGCAGAGCGCGGGTGAAGTCTTTCGCGATATCACCCGGTGCGAGAATGCCCCAGCGCAAGACGGGGCCACCGCGTAAAGGGTAGGTGCGGGCAGTCGGGAGTGTGGTCGGAAAGTCAGTCATGATGCTCCGTTTCTCTGTCTGGCCGATGGGGCGCAGTAGTCGTGGAGGAGGGCGCTCGCGTGGTGGGGGTCCCGTGCGCTGAGTGCGGCGCCTTCTGATTCCTCGGGTGTTCCATACCCCCATTCCGCGTAGAGGGCGGGGATGTTCATGGCTCGAGCGCCAGCCATGTCGAACGAACGATCACCGATCATCAGTGGGGCTTTCGCATCACCGGCGAGCTGTGCGAGTGCCGCCGCGATGACCGCGGGCTTGCTGGCTCCACTGTCGTCGATGTTGGCCCCGCTCACGACTGCGAAGTAGGTGTCGAGCGAGTGCATCTTCAGCATCGCAAGAGCATGGTCTTCGCGCTTCGACGTCGCGACTGCAAGGGTCACTCCACACTCCCGCAGCATCGTCAGGAGAGCGTGGATTCCGGGGAACACGACGCTGTTGTGAATGCCGCGCTCGAGATACGCGCTGCGATAGTGGCTGATTGCCATCGGCAGGTCAGCCCGAGGCAGTGACGTCAGTGCGAGCAGGGTCTCGTCAATCGGCGGGCCCACGTAGCGTCGCAAAGTCTCGGAAGTCATCGATGGACCGCCCGAGTGCCGGATCGTGTCTGCCAGGCACTCGGTGATGCCAGGTGCTGAATCAACGAGGGTACCGTCAAGGTCGAAGAGCACACATGACAGTCGCGTCAGTGTGGAGGCGGTCATGCGGGTGTTCCTCCACTCCTCGTGAGAGCGACACAGGTTTGACGCTCGTTCGGACTATGTGCGAACATACTGTCATTATAGAGATGTCATGGGCAAGTAGCCCGTGACGTCGAGGACAGTCGGTGAAAGGACTCCCCCACCATGCCCACAACGCTCGGCATCGCGATGGTTGGTTGCGGCGGAATCGCTCGCAGCCACGCGTTTGCACTCACTAAAGTTCCCGATGCCAAGCTCATCGCAAGCGTTGATCTCGACGAGGCAGCTGCCCTCCGCTTCAAAGAGCGGTTCGGTTTCGAGACTCATTCGACCGACCTGGCCGCAGTTCTCGCCCGCACAGATGTCGACGCAGTGGTGATTTCGACGTCGTCCAAATCGCACGGCCCCCTCATCATTCAGGCACTCGAGGCCGGCAAGCACGTTCTTGTGCAGAAGCCGATGACGGCTACCGTCGACGAGGCACGTGCCGCACTCGCGCTCGCAGACGAGCGCGGCCTCAAGTTGATGGTCTCGTTCTTCGAGCTCTTCCTGCCCCCTGTCGAGCGTGCCCGAGAGATCATCGAGGCGGGGCTAATCGGCGAGCCATTCTTGTTCAAAGCGATCATGGCGTGGCACACGCCCGACGTCACAACCAGTTGGCGCTTCGATCCCGCACTCGCAGGTGGCGGCATCATGCTCGACGGCAACGTGCACCATGTTTCTAACGCTCTCTATCTGCTCGGAAACCCAGAAGTGCAGAGCGTCTACGCCGAGTATGGCGCCCTCACCGCCGACATCGACGTCGAAGACACGGCCGTGATCGTGATTCGCACAGACAAAGCCATTCTCGAGATCTCGGGTTCGAACCGGCTGCAAGAGCCGGGCGGTGCCACCATGGCGTTCAAAGACCAGTGGGCCGTCTACGGCACGAAGGGCACCGTGCAGTGGGACGCAGCCGCGCGGCCAACTTTTCGAGTGTTTACGAGCGAGCCCTCGGCGACGAACACCCTGCTGGGCAACGGCTGGATCAGCCCAAAGCTGCCGGTTCAAGCTGCCGACCATCGCGAATTCTCGATGCACATCAATGGCGAAGAGAGCCCGTGGGTGCCCGAACATCAACACTTCGTCGACGCGTGCCTCAATGACACTCCTGTGCGCAGCGATGCACGCTTCGGTCTGAAGACCCAGCTGATTCTCGACGCCGCCTACGAGTCAGGCAGGCAGGGGCGCAAGCTCCCGATCGGGTCATGACCGTGGAGCGCTCGATCATTGATGTTCACACGCACGTCGGGCGAACCATCACCTCGGGCATAGGCCAGAGCGTTGCTGAGTCGATCGCACTGATGTCGAGCACCGGCATCGCCCAGGCAATCTTGTCTGTAGCTGCAGGTGGGCTTCAGTCAGAGGGCGTCACAGACACCCGAAGGGCCAACGACGAGATCGCCGCGACGGTGGTCGCTCACCCCGATCTGTTTCCCGTCGGGCTCGCGAGTGTCGAGGTTCGCCACGGGCCAGTGGCAGTGGCAGAAGTGCATCGTGCATTCGACGAGCTGGGCCTCAAGGGCCTGGCTTTCCACGCCACTTTCGAGGGCTTCACGGTCGTTTCACCAGCGTTCGCCTCACTGCTAGACGCGGTGGGCGAGCGACGGGGTTTGATTCTGGTGCACTCCACCCCGGATGCCAAAGCGAGCCCAAGCGCCATCGCCGCCGTCGCCGCTCGATACCCCACGCTGACGTTCATCATGGGCCACCCGGTGTTCAGCGACGATCAGAAGAAGCAGGCGGTGGAGGCCG
Coding sequences within:
- a CDS encoding alpha/beta hydrolase — protein: MVNVDSPAFHPDLTRARFMPGTSATRGNRRLLRAFTRIGRGRPPKGGELIDLSDGATVRVQRPTSADATDAGERRPAVLHLHGGGLIIGSATQGDPLCRRLADELGAVAASVDYRMPPEHPYPTPLDDAYAALQWLAAQPDVDPNRIAVIGESAGGGLAASVALLALDRGEIALAGQVLAYPMLDDRTDESAAAHPGMLRLWNGRSNRLGWGMYLGAGTNGPEATPLDSASLDRAVPARRADLSGLPPAWIGVGTLDLFHDEDLEYARRLTEAGVPCELHVIPGAYHGFDASEPKAAVSRDFVSRQIEALRQMLGETSE
- a CDS encoding lactonase family protein, with product MRLLIGTYTEVHDHVEGHAEGVLVADYDEHAASLDSWRTVAARSPSWLALSPTTSRVYAVVEAGGSDRGEVAMFSREGDSLELAQVEPSGGTAPAHLALDPAGTFLAVANYADGVVSVFAVQADGRLGPATDVVQHTGSSVHPIRQVSPHPHHVCFDVVTGELLVTDLGLDAIVRYSIDDAGQLTRQGRTDLPPGSGPRHTLAHPDGQHLLVISELENTVTVLTRRGTGFEVVSTVSTLPEDATGPSFASALVITRTGDVVYAANRGHDSIAVFAWDAGSATLALEQCCSSRGTTPRDIALSPDETLLLAANQDSDSVVTFSRDAQGLLTFRESATIPTPVCLVFDTGRS
- a CDS encoding gluconokinase gives rise to the protein MSIVIVMGVAGSGKSTVAALLAERLAVPYLDADSLHSVDSVQKMAHGEPLSDDDRWPWLDRVADAVESARGTGGIVVACSALRVAYRDAIRRGRSDVFFAHLAAPASLIADRLSARPDHYMPASLLESQLATLEALTEQERGAQLDASQTPEEIVDEIEREITL
- the manD gene encoding D-mannonate dehydratase ManD, with protein sequence MIIQKADVIVTSPDRNFVTLRLETDDGLVGLGDATVNGRELAVVSYLRDHVVQLLIGRDASRIEDTWQFLYRSAYWRRGPITMASIAAVDMALWDIKGKAAGMPVYQLLGGASRTGLLTYGHASGRDNDELFDSVREHQELGYKAIRIQAAVPGLKSIYGIASNVTFTANTGVRYDHEPAQRGALPAEEDWDTRSYLRHIPTVFEAVRSEFGPQLPLLHDGHHRMTPIQAARLGKSLEPYDLFWLEDVTPAENPEALRLVRQHTTTPLAIGEIFNTVWDFQQIIREQLIDYVRGAVTHMGGITHLKKTLDYAAQYQIKSGMHGPTDISPVGMAAAMHLGMAIHNFGIQEYMKHGARTDATFQQSFTFVDGMLHPGEAAGLGVELNLDEAGKYPYEQAYLPYNRLADGTVHDW
- a CDS encoding mannitol dehydrogenase family protein, giving the protein MTGLSRAVAGKPVAPVRIVHLGLGAFHRAHQAWYTGAVSDDWGIAAFTGRSSEAAEVLTRQDGLYTLVERGRDSDTSTVVSSIAEAVDGARVDRLVQLIEAESTALVTLTVTEAGYRLLADGQPDEGDPVMAADLAGEPPRSPLGRLVLALEARRRQGAPIAIVPCDNLPANGAFVRAGMLALAERRDSGLATWIDQNVSFVSTSVDRITPRLAPADRDIAERLGVWTDEAPVITEPFTDWILSGTFPAGRPDWEAAGASFVSHITPFEHRKLWLLNGAHSLLAYLGTMRGFDVVSNAISDPICRTSVLQFWWEARRTLSDESLGVDEYCAALLRRFENARIRHELAQIATDGATKLRLRVVPTARAERSAGRDAPGSVTVIAAWIATIRSGRYGADSEGVAITAAAGDVRALVRILDSDLADDSALITAVTLELSSLLKESP
- the uxaC gene encoding glucuronate isomerase, with the translated sequence MTIDERLHPDRLFPAEERTRAVARELHELVAEKPIVSPHGHVDPRLLLDDLAYTDPATLLVSSDHYVTRLLHAAGVPLTELLGDVDPRTVWRLFCEHWHLFHGTASGFWLRETLGTVLGQRGAPTADTYDELVDVLASPRLRPRALFESFAIDVLATTDDPLDDLAVHDALRADPTFPGRVIPTFRPDAYLDPALSGWSDRVDQLGARDYDGYLAKLRERREYFIEHGAVSADFGVVQPAALELDRGAATALFERARSGRLDGGEAETFRAHMLFESARMSVDDGLVMTVHAGVRRNHHTETTARFGPDTGHDIPVDTSFTDNVRPLMERFGTAEGFHLVLFAVDESVWSRELAPLAGFYPSVYIGAPWWFLDAPDSIARFRAATTETAGFYRGSGFIDDTRAFLSVAARHAMSRRIDSAYLARLVVEGRISLAEATRVATDLVGSIPRQAFKL
- a CDS encoding Gfo/Idh/MocA family protein, whose product is MTDFPTTLPTARTYPLRGGPVLRWGILAPGDIAKDFTRALHSHTDQRVEAVASRSLERAQAFAAQHGIARAYGEHAHLVNDADVDIVYVASPHSEHKRLALLAIAAGKHVLIEKPIGVTAHDAQEIHEAARAQRVFVMEGMWSRYLPQTDVMLQLVADGVLGDIRLISADFATIAPTDPHGRNYNPDLAGGSLLDLGIYPLWFSQLFLGAPDRVTTFGSLTSTGVDAQTVVVLQFESGAQSVLTTSLLHFSPERASVSGTKARIEVNPWFVVPAGFELIAPGKGDKRLSFVNDTGLEFRDGMAWEAAAVAQHIADGLTESPLHPLDFSVEVMQTMDAVRRQVGTLE
- a CDS encoding HAD hydrolase-like protein encodes the protein MTASTLTRLSCVLFDLDGTLVDSAPGITECLADTIRHSGGPSMTSETLRRYVGPPIDETLLALTSLPRADLPMAISHYRSAYLERGIHNSVVFPGIHALLTMLRECGVTLAVATSKREDHALAMLKMHSLDTYFAVVSGANIDDSGASKPAVIAAALAQLAGDAKAPLMIGDRSFDMAGARAMNIPALYAEWGYGTPEESEGAALSARDPHHASALLHDYCAPSARQRNGAS
- a CDS encoding Gfo/Idh/MocA family protein, translating into MPTTLGIAMVGCGGIARSHAFALTKVPDAKLIASVDLDEAAALRFKERFGFETHSTDLAAVLARTDVDAVVISTSSKSHGPLIIQALEAGKHVLVQKPMTATVDEARAALALADERGLKLMVSFFELFLPPVERAREIIEAGLIGEPFLFKAIMAWHTPDVTTSWRFDPALAGGGIMLDGNVHHVSNALYLLGNPEVQSVYAEYGALTADIDVEDTAVIVIRTDKAILEISGSNRLQEPGGATMAFKDQWAVYGTKGTVQWDAAARPTFRVFTSEPSATNTLLGNGWISPKLPVQAADHREFSMHINGEESPWVPEHQHFVDACLNDTPVRSDARFGLKTQLILDAAYESGRQGRKLPIGS
- a CDS encoding amidohydrolase family protein, which codes for MTVERSIIDVHTHVGRTITSGIGQSVAESIALMSSTGIAQAILSVAAGGLQSEGVTDTRRANDEIAATVVAHPDLFPVGLASVEVRHGPVAVAEVHRAFDELGLKGLAFHATFEGFTVVSPAFASLLDAVGERRGLILVHSTPDAKASPSAIAAVAARYPTLTFIMGHPVFSDDQKKQAVEAVLATPNVLVDIAYQADPATTEFFVREVGAARVVFGSDAPFFDPAEVIRSVEQARITDAERDAILAGNARSIINSL